Within Streptomyces roseirectus, the genomic segment TGACACAAACAGACTGACCACACCACTCCGCCGGCGCAATGCCCCGGAGCGCCTCGAAGGCCAGGACATGGCGAGGCCCCAACCGAATCCCGTCGGCGGACCCCTCACCCGTGCTCTTCAGTAAGGGACCCTGCACCACGCAGGCCCCTGGTCGTCTACAGCTGATAGTCGTTCCCGCTGTAGCCCGCGCGTTCGGGCAGTCATACCGCCCCGAACGCCGTGAACGCCCACCCCGTCGCCTGATGCAACGCATCCCCCGGCACCGCCCCCCGCGCGTCCCGCAGAGCCTCCGCCAAAGAGAGCCCAGCGGCCAATCCTTTGTGCAAGGCAAGCATCAGAGGAACGACAGCCACGTCATTGACCGGCGCAGTGCTGGCCACCATCCCCGCAGTGCCCAGCGGCTGTAGCGCGTTGATCAGTGCAAGCAACTCATCCGCGCTTGCGGAGGCAAAGCGGGCGGTGTCGCAGCTGGAGAGGATGATCCGGTAGGGGCTGCGGTCGAGGCGTTCGAGGTCGTGGACGATGAGCGGCCCGTCGGCCATCCGCAGCGCGGAGAACAGCGGGCTGTCCGCGCGGAACGTGCCGTGCGCGGCGATGTGCGCGAGCGCCGCCCCGTCCAGCTCCGCGAGCACCCGGGGCACGCGCGCCCCGTCGTGCTCCAGGACCACCGGACGCCCGTACCGCCCCGCGACCTCCGGCACCTCCGCGCCGCCGGACGCGAGCCCGGGACCGCGCACGAGGACGTGCCGCCCGCCCGACGGCGGCAGCGTCTCCTTGGCCCGCAGCCAACTGCTCGCCGACGGCGACACGCTCAGCACCCGCTCGCGCAGCGCGGGCAGCAGCGCCCACGGCACCCGGTGCAGGCGCGCGGGCGGCACGACCACCACCGGGCCGTCGCCCAGGTGCTCGGCGGCAGGGCCGAGGAGCAGTTGCTGGAGGCGGCGGCCCATCTCCTCGACCAGCGGCAGCCGGCTCTCCGCGCCGGGGTGGGCGAGCCGGCGCAGGGCCGCCTGGACGTGCTCGGCCTCCCGTTCCGCGTCGGCGAGGAGCCCGCCCGCGAACCGGCGCACCCGGCCGCCCCCGACGAGCAGCACCTGCACCCGCCCGTCCAGCACGGCGAGTTCGACGAGCCGCCCGCCCTCCAGACGCTCCAGCAGCCGTCCCACGTCGAAGCGGTCGCCGCCCTCGGGGGACTCGCCCCGGATGTGCAGGGTCCGGGAGCGGATCTCGCGTTCCAGGCGCCGCTGTTCGCGCTCCAGGGCGGGCAGGGGGCGCCCGGAGATGCGGGCCTGCTCCGCCTGGTCGGCGATGACGCGAAAGGCCGTCAGACCGCTCAGGAGGGCCGCGTCGGCGGGCGGCCGGGTCGGCGGCGCCGACAGCACCGTCGCCCGCCAGCGCTCGGACCACATCAGCAACTGCCTGGGCCCGCCCCGCTCCAGGCTCACCTGCTGCGCCAGCGCCGCGAGTTCGGCGCCCAGCGCCGTCGCCCGCGCGCGCAGCTCCGAGGTACTCAGCGTCATCCGGTGGTCGTCCAGGACCTTGAGACCGCGCCGGCACGCCTCCAGGGCACCCCGTCCGGAGCCCGCCGCGCGTGCGCGCAGGGCCTGGGCCGCCCAGCCCGTCACCCGGGCCAGCGGAGGCCCGCTGTGCCGGCTGCGGGCGGCCACGGCGAGATACCGCTCGGCGTCCGACGTCCAGTCCAGGCCGAGCGCGATACGGCCCGCCAGCAGCCACGCCTCGGGCGCGGCGGGCGCCCCGAAGGAGGCGAGCTTCCCGGCGACCTTCGCGGCGTCCGCCACCAGCCGCCCCGACTTCCGGCCGGCCGTCAGTTTCGCCTCGATCAAAACCAGTTGCGCGTGCGCCTCCCACCAGGAACGCCGCTGCGCCGCGAACAGCCGGACGGCGACCGCCGCGCGCGCGATCGCCGTATCGGTGTCGCCGCCGAGGCGGGCCGCCTTCGCCGCCGTCAGCAGCAGCTCCGCCCGGCGCGTGGACTGGCCGCCGGTGCTGTCCAGGACGCCGATCGCCGCGTCCGCCTCCGCCAGCGCCTCCGGGGCCAGGCCCGCCGCCATGAGGACCTCGCAGCGCCGGATGTTCAGCATGATCACAGGGGCGCCGAGCTTCGCGTACCGCTCCTCCGCGTCGTCCAGCAGACTCAGCGCGCGCGGGATGTCACCCGAACGGAACGCGGCGATGCCCTGGCTCTCCAGCGCGTCCGCCTTGTCGTGCTCCTGGCCGGTGGTGTCCCACAGCGCCTGCGCCGCCGCGTAGTCGGCGTCCGCGCGGTCCACCGCGCCCAGCGCCAGGTGCACCGTCGCGCGCAGGTTCAGCGCCCGCGCCGTCCAGATCGTGTCACCCACCTGACGCAGCACCGGCACCGCCCGCCGCAGGTCCTCCAGCGCCTGAGGGTGATGACCGAGCACCCCCCACGAGTACGCGCGCCTGAACAGCACCCGCGCGCGGGTGTGCCCCGTACCGCGCTCCACCCCCCGCTCGAACGCGGCGAGACCCTGCCGGGTACGGCCCGCGTGGACCAGGGCGACACCCAGAGTGCCCAGGATGTCCGCCTCGCGGTCGGCGGAGTCCGCGCGGGCCGCCAAGTCACGGGCCCGGCGCAGATGATGCAACGCAAGCTGCAGATCGCCCCAGTCGCGCTGCCAGATGCCGATCACCTGATGGGCGACCGACGCGTGCAGAGCGGGCGGATCCGCGCGGAGCAGTTCCTCCGCCCGCGCCAACGCCTCATGGGGGGCGGCGAACACCATAGGCAGCAGTTCGAGGACCGCAGGGTCTTCTTCCACGGCTCCGTCGACGACGCTCTTGCCGTGTCCCGGTCCCACTTCTCCTCCCCTCCGCGACTCGCCCTGTTCAACCGGCAGCGTGTGTGAAGCCAGCAACTTCGTGCTTCCTTCAGGGTGGCATCTCAGCGTTTCAGAAGTTCCGTCCGGGCCGCGTTGATCAACGTTCAGCACGGTGGCCATCAGGTGCCCCCGATCGATGGAACATCCAGGACAAGGGCCGCTATGACGTCTGCAGATGTCACCAGAATGACATCATCGGAACTCGTGGCTACCCCTGTGACGGCTGCTGGCAGACTAAAGGTGCTGACACATGTCC encodes:
- a CDS encoding CHAT domain-containing protein, with protein sequence MVFAAPHEALARAEELLRADPPALHASVAHQVIGIWQRDWGDLQLALHHLRRARDLAARADSADREADILGTLGVALVHAGRTRQGLAAFERGVERGTGHTRARVLFRRAYSWGVLGHHPQALEDLRRAVPVLRQVGDTIWTARALNLRATVHLALGAVDRADADYAAAQALWDTTGQEHDKADALESQGIAAFRSGDIPRALSLLDDAEERYAKLGAPVIMLNIRRCEVLMAAGLAPEALAEADAAIGVLDSTGGQSTRRAELLLTAAKAARLGGDTDTAIARAAVAVRLFAAQRRSWWEAHAQLVLIEAKLTAGRKSGRLVADAAKVAGKLASFGAPAAPEAWLLAGRIALGLDWTSDAERYLAVAARSRHSGPPLARVTGWAAQALRARAAGSGRGALEACRRGLKVLDDHRMTLSTSELRARATALGAELAALAQQVSLERGGPRQLLMWSERWRATVLSAPPTRPPADAALLSGLTAFRVIADQAEQARISGRPLPALEREQRRLEREIRSRTLHIRGESPEGGDRFDVGRLLERLEGGRLVELAVLDGRVQVLLVGGGRVRRFAGGLLADAEREAEHVQAALRRLAHPGAESRLPLVEEMGRRLQQLLLGPAAEHLGDGPVVVVPPARLHRVPWALLPALRERVLSVSPSASSWLRAKETLPPSGGRHVLVRGPGLASGGAEVPEVAGRYGRPVVLEHDGARVPRVLAELDGAALAHIAAHGTFRADSPLFSALRMADGPLIVHDLERLDRSPYRIILSSCDTARFASASADELLALINALQPLGTAGMVASTAPVNDVAVVPLMLALHKGLAAGLSLAEALRDARGAVPGDALHQATGWAFTAFGAV